The following proteins are encoded in a genomic region of Pyrus communis chromosome 11, drPyrComm1.1, whole genome shotgun sequence:
- the LOC137707901 gene encoding protein SET DOMAIN GROUP 40 isoform X1 — protein sequence MEQGEGNLQRVLKWASEIGISDSTSCQASCLGHSLAVSFFPDSGGRGLGAARDLTEGELILKVPKSALMTSTSLSLKDDKLSLALNAHHSLSPTQILAVCLLYEMGKGKSSWWHPYLMSLPRSYDILATFGEFEKQALQVDDAKWAAEKATLKAEDDWKEANALMEQLKLKPQLRTIRAWLWASATISSRTLHIPWDAAGCLCPVGDLFNYSAPGEEPSGCESMEHATHDLVNDDSSGTLDVDASDSRRLTDGGFEKGMDAYCFYAKKSYKKGEQALLSYGIYTNLELLEHYGFLLNGNPNDKVFIPLEPEIYSSCSWPKESLYIHQSGKPSFALLSALRLWATPQKQRRSVGHLVYSGLQLSIQNEMYVMRWISKKCNTILKSLPTSFEEDRLLSSAIDKIQNLESPLELNQLSSTCRDEICAFKSNVVQKGERSSMQSRERWRLAVEWRLSYKKILVDCISYCDGTVSYLFHENNSVQK from the exons ATGGAGCAAGGAGAAGGAAATCTCCAACGGGTTTTGAAATGGGCATCAGAAATTGGAATATCAGACTCAACCAGTTGCCAAGCTTCGTGTTTGGGCCACTCTCTCGCCGTCTCCTTCTTTCCTGATTCCGGCGG GAGAGGTCTGGGTGCTGCTCGTGATCTTACAGAAGgagagttaattctcaaagttCCAAAGTCCGCTTTGATGACAAGCACAAGTCTTTCACTGAAGGATGACAAACTCTCTCTTGCTCTCAATGCTCATCACTCTCTCTCCCCTACCCAG ATATTGGCTGTTTGTTTACTGTATGAAATGGGGAAAGGGAAGAGTTCATGGTGGCACCCTTACCTGATGAGTTTGCCGCGCAGCTACGACATTCTAGCAACTTTTGGTGAATTTGAGAAGCAAGCTCTGCAA GTGGATGATGCTAAATGGGCTGCTGAAAAGGCCACATTGAAGGCTGAGGATGATTGGAAAGAAGCTAATGCGCTCATGGAACAACTTAAGCTCAAGCCTCAACTTCGGACAATTCGGGCATGGCTTTGGGCTTCTGCAACT ATATCCTCAAGGACGTTGCATATACCATGGGATGCAGCTGGGTGCTTATGTCCTGTTGGAGACTTATTTAATTATTCTGCACCTGGAGAAGAGCCTTCTGGTTGTGAAAGTATGGAGCATGCAACGCATGACTTGGTGAACGATGATAGTTCTGGTACGCTGGACGTGGACGCTTCTGATTCACGAAGATTAACTGATGGAGGGTTTGAGAAGGGTATGGATGCCTATTGCTTCTATGCTAAGAAAAGCTACAAAAAAGGGGAGCAG GCCCTTTTAAGCTACGGAATCTACACGAATCTGGAACTTCTTGAGCACTATGGCTTTCTCTTAAATGGAAACCCAAATGACAAAGTTTTTATTCCTTTGGAACCTGAAATATATTCGTCCTGTTCCTGGCCTAAAGAGTCATTGTATATACATCAGAGCGGGAAACCATCTTTTGCTCTACTGTCGGCTTTGCGATTATGGGCAACCCCACAGAAACAGCGAAGGTCTGTTGGACACCTTGTTTATTCAGGACTCCAACTCTCAATTCAAAATGAGATGTATGTCATGAGATGGATATCGAAGAAGTGCAACACTATTTTGAAGAGTCTGCCGACATCTTTTGAAGAAGATCGTTTGTTATCAAGTGCCATTGACAAAATCCAAAATCTTGAGTCCCCATTGGAGCTCAATCAGTTGTCATCCACTTGTAGAGACGAGATTTGTGCTTTCAAATCTAATGTTGTGCAGAAGGGAGAAAGAAGTAGTATGCAGTCAAGGGAGAGGTGGAGATTAGCTGTGGAGTGGAGGCTCAGTTATAAGAAGATCCTGGTTGATTGCATTTCTTATTGTGATGGAACTGTAAGTTATCTATTTCATGAAAACAACTCGgtccaaaaatga
- the LOC137707684 gene encoding uncharacterized protein, which translates to MTTILCYMQGRIYRGSWEVPGPLGHPKMLLEIFRRTPRTRTRDLCRLSVLLQQQVATVAGSDAFTGVGFKKWKNARECFDKHVGPIGSFHNKAREAASYLMNQKTHIEAVVIKQSEEECMKYRLCLNASIDCTKFLLRQGLPFRGRDESVTSNNRGNYLELLQFLANHDEKIKEVVLENAPGNLKLIAPSIQKDIVNSCAFETIKAIMKEVKESKFFSIMVDESRDISTKEQMAVILRYVDNKGQVIERFVGVQHVTETTSSKLKESIDEFLKLHDLSYSNLRGQGYDGASNMRAKKNSDVAAFFTLTNSLVNVVGCSCKRRDALREKQQENLLKAIENDCLETGQGLNQETSLKRAGDTRWNSHYGALISLITMFSSVVDVLDMIVEDCYNDSVGEAKRLLKDLQSFEFVFLLFLMKSILGVTNDLSQALQKKDQEIVNAMALVKTCKEQLRCMRNDENFDLLVDKVSSFCVEHEIEVPNMDDLYVIQGKSLRKAPRKTNHHHYKVELFFEVIDFQLTELDDRFAEGNTELLICLACLSPNDSFVAFDKEKLVRLAHMYPKDFTDRDRSALQDQLDIYIHFVRSDNDFSQLRGINELAKKMVEKGLHRTFAYVYLLVQLALVLPVATASVERAFSAMNIIKGPLRNKMGDQWLSDSLVVYIEKDVFSCIGNEAIMEHFQTMKPRRGRLN; encoded by the exons ATGACTACAATTTTATGTTACATGCAGGGACGGATCTACAGAGGGTCCtgggaggtcccaggaccccTCGGCCATCCTAAAATGTTGCTAGAAATTTTCCGCAGGACCCCTCGTACTCGAACACGAGACCTGTGCAGGCTGTCTGTGTTGCTGCAGCAGCAGGTTGCAACTGTTGCAG GAAGCGATGCCTTCACTGGGGTAGGCTTTAAGAAATGGAAGAATGCAAGAGAATGTTTTGACAAACATGTTGGTCCTATTGGTAGTTTCCACAATAAAGCTAGAGAAGCGGCTAGTTATCTAATGAACCAAAAGACACATATTGAAGCAGTTGTGATCAAACAATCAGAAGAAGAGTGTATGAAATATCGTCTTTGCTTGAATGCATCAATAGATTGCACTAAGTTCTTGTTGCGACAAGGCCTTCCTTTTCGTGGCCGTGATGAAAGTGTCACTTCGAATAATAGGGGGAATTATTTAGAGCTCTTGCAATTCCTTGCAAATCATGATGAGAAAATAAAGGAAGTTGTGTTGGAAAATGCTCCGGGAAATCTCAAGCTAATAGCTCCTTCAATTCAAAAAGATATTGTCAATTCATGTGCCTTCGAAACTATTAAGGCTATTATGAAAGAAGTGAAAGAGAGTAAATTCTTTTCTATAATGGTAGATGAATCACGTGATATTTCAACAAAGGAGCAAATGGCGGTGATTTTGCGTTATGTGGACAACAAAGGTCAAGTAATTGAAAGGTTCGTGGGAGTCCAACATGTTACCGAAACAACTTCAAGTAAACTAAAGGAGTCCATTGATGAGTTCTTGAAACTACATGACTTGAGCTACTCCAACCTACGAGGTCAAGGTTATGATGGTGCGAGTAATATGAGAG CAAAGAAAAACTCTGATGTTGCCGCTTTTTTCACATTGACTAATAGTTTGGTAAATGTTGTTGGATGCTCATGTAAGCGTCGTGATGCACTTAGAGAGAAACAACAAGAAAATCTCTTGAAAGCTATTGAAAATGATTGTCTTGAAACGGGGCAAGGGTTAAATCAAGAAACTAGTCTCAAACGTGCTGGGGATACACGGTGGAACTCACATTATGGtgctttgattagtttgattacaATGTTCTCATCTGTGGTGGATGTGCTtgacatgattgttgaagattGCTACAATGATAGTGTTGGTGAAGCAAAAAGGTTATTAAAAGATTTacaatcttttgagtttgtgtTCCTCCTCTTTTTGATGAAATCCATATTAGGAGTTACAAACGATTTGTCACAAGCATtgcaaaaaaaagatcaagAGATTGTGAATGCAATGGCTTTAGTCAAGACATGTAAAGAACAACTACGTTGCATGaggaatgatgaaaattttgatcttttggttgataaagtATCATCTTTTTGTGTTGAACATGAAATTGAGGTGCCTAATATGGATGATTTATATGTCATTCAAGGGAAGTCATTGCGTAAGGCTCCAAGAAAGACCAATCATCATCATTACAAAGTGGAGCTCTTTTTCGAGGTCATTGATTTCCAACTTACAGAATTAGATGATCGCTTCGCTGAAGGTAATACCGAATTGCTTATTTGCTTGGCATGCTTGAGTCCGAATGATTCATTTGTAGCTTTTGATAAAGAGAAGCTTGTTCGCCTTGCTCATATGTATCCTAAAGATTTCACGGATCGAGATAGATCGGCACTTCAAGATCAACTTGATATTTACATTCATTTTGTGCGTTCTGATAATGATTTTTCTCAATTGCGGGGAATTAATGAGCTTGCTaagaaaatggtggagaaaGGGTTGCATCGAACatttgcatatgtatatttGCTTGTTCAGTTGGCTTTGGTTTTACCGGTTGCAACTGCTTCAGTGGAGAGGGCATTTTCCgctatgaatatcattaagggtccacttcgcaacaaaatgggagatcaatggttgagtgacagcttagttgtttacattgagaaagatgttttttcatgtattggtaATGAAGCTATCATGGAACATTTTCAGACCATGAAACCTCGTCGTGGACGCttgaattag
- the LOC137707901 gene encoding protein SET DOMAIN GROUP 40 isoform X2, producing the protein MTSTSLSLKDDKLSLALNAHHSLSPTQILAVCLLYEMGKGKSSWWHPYLMSLPRSYDILATFGEFEKQALQVDDAKWAAEKATLKAEDDWKEANALMEQLKLKPQLRTIRAWLWASATISSRTLHIPWDAAGCLCPVGDLFNYSAPGEEPSGCESMEHATHDLVNDDSSGTLDVDASDSRRLTDGGFEKGMDAYCFYAKKSYKKGEQALLSYGIYTNLELLEHYGFLLNGNPNDKVFIPLEPEIYSSCSWPKESLYIHQSGKPSFALLSALRLWATPQKQRRSVGHLVYSGLQLSIQNEMYVMRWISKKCNTILKSLPTSFEEDRLLSSAIDKIQNLESPLELNQLSSTCRDEICAFKSNVVQKGERSSMQSRERWRLAVEWRLSYKKILVDCISYCDGTVSYLFHENNSVQK; encoded by the exons ATGACAAGCACAAGTCTTTCACTGAAGGATGACAAACTCTCTCTTGCTCTCAATGCTCATCACTCTCTCTCCCCTACCCAG ATATTGGCTGTTTGTTTACTGTATGAAATGGGGAAAGGGAAGAGTTCATGGTGGCACCCTTACCTGATGAGTTTGCCGCGCAGCTACGACATTCTAGCAACTTTTGGTGAATTTGAGAAGCAAGCTCTGCAA GTGGATGATGCTAAATGGGCTGCTGAAAAGGCCACATTGAAGGCTGAGGATGATTGGAAAGAAGCTAATGCGCTCATGGAACAACTTAAGCTCAAGCCTCAACTTCGGACAATTCGGGCATGGCTTTGGGCTTCTGCAACT ATATCCTCAAGGACGTTGCATATACCATGGGATGCAGCTGGGTGCTTATGTCCTGTTGGAGACTTATTTAATTATTCTGCACCTGGAGAAGAGCCTTCTGGTTGTGAAAGTATGGAGCATGCAACGCATGACTTGGTGAACGATGATAGTTCTGGTACGCTGGACGTGGACGCTTCTGATTCACGAAGATTAACTGATGGAGGGTTTGAGAAGGGTATGGATGCCTATTGCTTCTATGCTAAGAAAAGCTACAAAAAAGGGGAGCAG GCCCTTTTAAGCTACGGAATCTACACGAATCTGGAACTTCTTGAGCACTATGGCTTTCTCTTAAATGGAAACCCAAATGACAAAGTTTTTATTCCTTTGGAACCTGAAATATATTCGTCCTGTTCCTGGCCTAAAGAGTCATTGTATATACATCAGAGCGGGAAACCATCTTTTGCTCTACTGTCGGCTTTGCGATTATGGGCAACCCCACAGAAACAGCGAAGGTCTGTTGGACACCTTGTTTATTCAGGACTCCAACTCTCAATTCAAAATGAGATGTATGTCATGAGATGGATATCGAAGAAGTGCAACACTATTTTGAAGAGTCTGCCGACATCTTTTGAAGAAGATCGTTTGTTATCAAGTGCCATTGACAAAATCCAAAATCTTGAGTCCCCATTGGAGCTCAATCAGTTGTCATCCACTTGTAGAGACGAGATTTGTGCTTTCAAATCTAATGTTGTGCAGAAGGGAGAAAGAAGTAGTATGCAGTCAAGGGAGAGGTGGAGATTAGCTGTGGAGTGGAGGCTCAGTTATAAGAAGATCCTGGTTGATTGCATTTCTTATTGTGATGGAACTGTAAGTTATCTATTTCATGAAAACAACTCGgtccaaaaatga
- the LOC137707826 gene encoding probable polyamine oxidase 4 — translation MDPKDPFSAVLFDGSVSSHIGRQQNACPSVIVIGGGISGIAAARILHDASFKVILLESRDRLGGRIHTDYSFGCPVDMGASWLHGVCNENPLAPLIRRLGLTLYRTSGDDSVLYDHDLESFALFDTDGCQVPQKIVVEVGDTFTKILKETEKVRNEHTDDMSVSQAISVVMDRHPELRQNGLAHEVLQWYICRMEAWFAADADVISLKNWDQEHVLSGGHGLMVQGYDPIIKALAKDIDVRLNHRVIKILNGSNKVMVTIEDGRNFIADAAIITVPHGILKAKLIEFVPQLPEWKVAAISDLGVGNENKVALRFEKVFWPNVELLGIVAPNSFACGYFLNLHKATGHPVLVYMAAGRFAYDLEKLTNDAAVNFVMLQLKKMLPDATEPVQYLVSRWGTDLNSLGCYSLDLVGKPGDIYERLRAPLGNLFFGGEAVSMDHQGSVHGAYSAGVMAAENCQQHLLQKLGNLETLQHAYLMEEVLEAATVPLQISRM, via the exons atggACCCGAAGGATCCATTCTCTGCTGTATTATTTGATG GCTCTGTTTCGTCTCACATTGGGAGGCAACAGAATGCATGCCCTTCTGTTATTGTTATTGGTGGTGGGATATCAGGGATTGCTGCTGCACGTATTCTCCATGATGCATCTTTTAAG GTGATTTTGCTCGAATCACGGGACAGACTTGGTGGCCGGATTCATACGGACTACTCATTTGGTTGTCCAGTCGATATGGGAGCATCATG GCTACATGGTGTTTGCAACGAGAATCCTTTGGCTCCACTGATACGCCGCTTAGGACTTACTCTATACCGTACGAGTGGTGATGACTCTGTGTTGTATGATCACGATTTGGAAAG CTTTGCACTTTTTGATACGGATGGCTGCCAAGTGCCTCAAAAGATAGTCGTTGAAGTTGGTGATACTTTCACGAAAATTCTCAAAGAG ACTGAGAAAGTAAGGAATGAGCATACCGATGACATGTCCGTTTCTCAAGCAATTTCTGTTGTGATGGATAGGCATCCTGAATTAAG ACAAAACGGACTTGCTCACGAAGTGTTACAATGGTACATATGTCGAATGGAAGCGTGGTTTGCTGCAGATGCGGATGTAATATCACTAAAAAACTGGGATCAG GAGCATGTTCTATCCGGTGGTCATGGACTTATGGTGCAAGGGTATGACCCAATAATAAAGGCTCTTGCAAAAGATATTGATGTACGCTTGAATCACAG GGTGATAAAGATACTAAATGGGTCTAACAAGGTGATGGTCACAATTGAGGACGGAAGAAACTTCATTGCAGATGCTGCTATAATAACAGTACCCCATGGGATTCTTAAAGCCAAGTTGATTGAGTTTGTACCCCAGTTGCCTGAGTGGAAGGTTGCTGCAATTTCTGATCTCGGTGTGGGCAATGAAAACAAAGTTGCCTTACGGTTTGAGAAAGTTTTCTGGCCAAATGTAGAGCTCTTGGGCATTGTTGCACCAAATTCTTTTGCGTGTGGTTATTTTCTCAATCTTCACAAGGCCACAGGCCATCCGGTCCTCGTTTACATGGCTGCTGGAAGGTTTGCATATGACCTTGAAAAACTAACAAACGATGCTGCTGTTAATTTTGTGATGTTGCAGCTTAAGAAGATGTTGCCTGATGCCACTGAACCA GTTCAATATCTGGTATCACGATGGGGAACGGACCTGAATTCTCTTGGATGTTACTCGTTGGATTTGGTTGGAAAGCCAGGAGATATATATGAGAGGCTTCGGGCACCTTTGGGTAATCTCTTTTTCGGTGGGGAAGCTGTTAGCATGGACCACCAAGGATCTGTACACGGAGCTTACTCCGCAGGAGTTATGGCTGCTGAGAACTGTCAGCAGCATCTGTTGCAGAAACTCGGAAATTTGGAGACCCTTCAGCATGCTTACCTTATGGAAGAAGTGCTTGAAGCAGCAACAGTTCCCCTCCAAATCTCAAGGATGTGA